The Campylobacter concisus genome segment AACTTTGCTCGTGCAAAAAGACAAAAATGGCGAGTTTAGAAATTTAAATATAAAAGAGCTTCGAGAATTTTGATGATGCAAAATTTCAATGAGAAAAATGAGTTTAAATACGGCAAATTTAACTACGAAAAAGCACGAGAAATAGCCAAAAACTGCACTAAATTTAAGCTAGATAATGACGAAGAAGAGATGGCTTGTGGAGGTGAGCGGAGCTGCTATGACTGCGCATTTAGGCGTTGGTAAAGATAGCTTCATCTGCATGGCGCAAGCTAGCAAAGACTGAGTTAGCTCTATGCGACCATTTTTTTATCTTTAAGTTTTCCGCCACGTTTATACTTTAGTTCGCCACAAAATCTCTTGCCAAATTTCGCCTCGATTATAAGAACTAGCACGAAAAATATCTTTTCATCATTCATTCGCGCGATCTGGCGTAGAGTTTGGCTAGAGTCATTAAATTTAACCCCATTTTTGCGTAAAGTTTCGCAAAAAATAGCCTCGTCAAAGACCAACATTTGTGAAATTTCAGTTATGCTGTATGGCTCGAGCGAGGCGATAATTCGGTCCATATTGCAAATACTTGGATTTTTACTGCGTGTTAGCACATCCATTGTTTCATTTATTAGCTTTACTAGTTTTTTTCTGCGATTTATAACGTGAAGTGTTGCAGCAAGCAATATTAAAAAACCTGCGATTTTATGGGCATTTAATAGATACTCATTATATTCACCAAGTGCAAAATTTACACCAGAGAATGCGAGCATACAAAGCCCTAAAATAAGAACTAAAACGAGACAGAATTTATAAATAACCTCTACTTTAAACATGACACTCATCCTAAAATATATTTTTCTAATTATACACTTTAGGAGTTGAAATTTATCACCAGCTTATTTGGCTGGTGATTTAATTATATTAAAAATTGTAGTTAAAGCTTAGGTTAAAGGTGCGTGGATCGCCATAAACCATCATATTTTTACCGATACCCTCGTAGTATTTTTTGTTAAAGAGATTATCGATATTTAGCTGCACATCAAAGTTTTTAGCAAATTTATAACCAAGCATTAAATTAGCCAAAGTGTAGCCTTTTTGTGTGATTTCATTTGCGCCTTTGCCAGTATAAATTTTGCTCTTATACATAGCTCCAGCCCCTACTCTAAAGTCTCTAAATTCATACTTTGCAAATAAATTTGCCGTGCTTCTTGATGAGTCGGTGACATGTTTTTCACCATTAGCATCTTTTGCGTTAAAGTGCGTTGCACCAAAGCTTAGGCTTAAGTTTTTAGTGATCTCGCCGTTTAGATCTAGCTCAACGCCCCTACTTGTCACGCCTTTGCCAGATTCATATATTTTGGCATTTGTTGCTGGATTTATCTTGCCAGTATCTATGCCAAGCTTATCTTGCACGATCTTAAAGACGCCAAGACTTGCTTGAAGCGCCCCGTCAAAATACTCGCCTTTAATGCCCACTTCATAGTCCTTGCCTTGAATCGGATCAAGATACTTGTCATTTGCATCCTTTGCGTTTTGAGGTTTAAATATACTCGTGTAGCTGGCGTATAAAGTGTGGTTTGCTCCGATGTCATAAGTGATGCCAAGATATGGTGTGATCTCATTTGTGAAATTTCTATTGTCTTTGCCACCCTCGATTTCATACTTGTAGTAGCTCACCCTGGCACCTAGCAAAAATTTAAGCTCATCGGTGATTGATAGTTTATTTGCCGCGTAAAATGCCTTTTGTATCGTTTTGTCTTTATTGTTTTGATCTTCGTAAGGAAATTTTGGATCATCAAGGTGTAAGTTTTTAAAATCAATCCTACTTCTAGCTGTATAGGCAAGCCCAGCTGGTGTGGTCTTTTGTTGCCAGTAGCTACTTACCTTATCGCTACTTTTTTTATAGTTGTTATACATAGCACCAAAGACAAACTCATGAGATAAATTTGCTAGCTCGTAAGGGATATTTGCGTATGTATCTACGTTGTGGATGTTCTCCTCTCTTTTGTTTGCATAAACGCTAAGATCACCTATGTTACCAGTACCGTCTAAATTTACCGCTCCACCGTAGTAGAGTAGATTTGAGTCAGTGTTTGCCCGTCTAAATGAGTAGCTTAAATTTAAGCTCGCTTCATTTTCAAAGTAGTGCTTAAAATCAGCATAAAAATCAAGTGTTTTTATATCCCACCTCGTCCAAGGCTGAGAGAAAATTTCATTTTTACTAAAATTTGTCCTAGAGCCATCTGCGTAAAAAGCTGGCATGCCGCCCCACCTAACACCATGGCGTCTTAGCTCTTGATAAAACGCACCAAGACTAAGCCATGAGTTATCGCCTATGTCACTATCGACTACGCCGTAAATCGCGCTATTTTTACGGTTGTAATAATCCATATAAGAGTGTGATTTCTCATGCATAAAAGAAAGCCTGGCCCTAACGCTTCCGCTCTCATTTACCGGCGTTTGTACATCACCATTTACGCCGTATCTATCGTATGAGCCAGCACTTACACCAAAATTCCCTTTTAGCTCCTTTGAGTCTGCTCTTTTTCTTATGAAATTTAAGCTTGCAGCTGGGTTGCCAGCGCCTGCAAGTAGGCCATTTGCCCCTTTTACCACCTCAACTCTTTCATAAGGCAGCAAGCTCATATCATTTGCGCCAAGGCTAAAGCCACCAAAGCTAGGCATCGAATCAAGCAAGTAATAATCTATCTTAAAGCCACGAGCCGTCGGATATACGCGCTCGTCCCATTTATTTAGCGTGACGCCTGGGACATTTCTAAGAAGCACCTGATAGTCCTTGATACCTTGATCTTTTAG includes the following:
- a CDS encoding chemotaxis protein, translating into MFKVEVIYKFCLVLVLILGLCMLAFSGVNFALGEYNEYLLNAHKIAGFLILLAATLHVINRRKKLVKLINETMDVLTRSKNPSICNMDRIIASLEPYSITEISQMLVFDEAIFCETLRKNGVKFNDSSQTLRQIARMNDEKIFFVLVLIIEAKFGKRFCGELKYKRGGKLKDKKMVA
- a CDS encoding molybdopterin biosynthesis protein MoeB; its protein translation is MMQNFNEKNEFKYGKFNYEKAREIAKNCTKFKLDNDEEEMACGGERSCYDCAFRRW